A portion of the Vulpes vulpes isolate BD-2025 chromosome 5, VulVul3, whole genome shotgun sequence genome contains these proteins:
- the LOC112930637 gene encoding olfactory receptor 5G9-like, with the protein MAFENYTRVTEFIFTGLNCSPQLQVFLFLLFLSFYLINLTGNLGMIILIRVDSRLHTPMYFFLSHLSFVDICFSSVVSPKMLTDFFVKRKAISFLGCALQQWFFGFFVAAECFLLASMAYDRYVAICNPLLYSVAMSQRLCVQLVVGPYIIGFVNTMTHTTNAFRLPFCGPNVLNHFFCDMSPLLSLVCADSRLTKLVVFVVAGAVGVFSGLTIVVSYIYILIAIMKIHSADGRRKAFSTCSSHLTAVSILYGTLFFIYVRPSASFSLDLNKVVSVFYTAVIPMLNPLIYSLRNKEVKDAIHRTITRRKFCRA; encoded by the coding sequence ATGGCCTTTGAAAACTATACGAGGGTCACCGAATTCATTTTCACAGGTTTGAATTGCAGCCCCCAATTGCAGGttttcctcttcctgctcttCCTGAGTTTTTACCTCATCAATCTAACTGGAAACTTGGGTATGATTATTCTGATTCGGGTTGATTCCCGCCTTCACACGCCCATGTACTTTTTTCTCAGCCACTTGTCCTTTGTGGatatctgcttctcctctgttgTGAGCCCAAAGATGCTCACCGACTTCTTTGTGAAGAGGAAGGCCATCTCTTTCTTGGGCTGTGCTTTGCAACAGTGGTTTTTTGGGTTCTTTGTGGCAGCAGAGTGTTTCCTCCTGGCGtccatggcctatgaccgctatgtggccatctgcaaccCATTATTGTATTCAGTTGCCATGTCCCAGAGACTCTGTGTCCAGCTGGTGGTTGGTCCCTACATCATCGGGTTTGTGAACACCATGACCCATACAACGAATGCATTTCGTCTTCCTTTTTGTGGCCCCAATGTTCTTAATCATTTCTTCTGTGATATGTCCCCCCTGCTTTCCCTTGTATGTGCTGACAGCAGGCTTACTAAGTTGGTAGTTTTTGTTGTGGCTGGAGCTGTGGGAGTCTTCAGTGGTTTGACTATCGTGGTCTCCTACATTTATATCCTCATTGCCATCATGAAGATCCACTCTGCCGATGGGAGGCGCAAAGCCTTTTCTACATGCTCTTCTCACCTGACCGCTGTCTCCATCCTATACGGtactcttttctttatttatgtacGGCCAAGTGCCAGTTTCTCACTGGATCTCAACAAAGTGGTGTCGGTATTTTACACAGCAGTGATCCCCATGTTGAACCCGCTTATCTACAGCTTGAGGAACAAGGAGGTCAAAGATGCCATCCATAGGACTATTACTAGGAGGAAGTTTTGTAGGGCATAA